A genome region from Primulina eburnea isolate SZY01 chromosome 9, ASM2296580v1, whole genome shotgun sequence includes the following:
- the LOC140841624 gene encoding LOW QUALITY PROTEIN: protein argonaute 2-like (The sequence of the model RefSeq protein was modified relative to this genomic sequence to represent the inferred CDS: inserted 2 bases in 1 codon) has product MDGGRSGNYGRGGGRGGFYRPPGSGGRGYQYQPRPQGQRQWVEQPPQQGVGQGAGGGRTGAGRPWGQPHTFSSIPVQSPARPPPPPQWVEQPPQQGVGQGAGGGRTGAGRPWGQPPTLSSFPVQSPARPPPPPPRSSSDELDIPSLKISPQQPPSPRSLPSEEGENRIQPIRRPDHGGQKYVRSIKLIVNHFPVNFDPQRTIFHYDVDVKPVASDDNRPVRKIVRKSDLRLIRDKLCSDYPDTFPIIQTAYDGEKNLFSAVVLPTAQYKVELSDGENVKGRSYLFTIRLVNELKLHKLKEYLRGELSHIPRDILQGMDLVMKENPTRQRICVGKSFYSDYKKQDDLRNGVAAYRGFNQSLKSTSQGLSLCLDYSVLAFRKPMSVKDFLIENVQEINSMDDIKRYRQLAIKALKGLKVRVTHRPCKQKYPIVGLAEKDTCHSWFDLVDREGINPPRRTSLVAYFQEKWGRKIENLNIPCLQLGRGNKSADEVPIEFCVLVEGQVYPKEDLDYTSAKKLKDLSVARPDVRRRAIDEMLQASDGPCGVVISNFGIQVDRNMTKVAGRVIGAPELRIGGSQHVKVDGEKCQWNLTGDRRLVDGKSVVRWALIDFTDGERRGKLDKEMFIGSLKSRCGRLGIRMDNPLVCLLASMPAFSSAESLENLLKDVVDRARSKSKENLQLIVCVMAWKDPGYKSLKWVSETKIGVLTQCCLSFNVMKGQDQYLANLCLKINAKLGGSNFELMAKLPHFVGEDHVMFIGADVNHPAPNNSACPSIAAVVGTVNWPAANRYAARVSPQAHRQEKISDFGGMCLDLIKTYTGLNRVRPSKIVIFRDGVSEGQFGMVLAEELRDIKKTIYEGHYQPKITLIVAQKRHQTRLFGESRNDVGATGNVPPGTVVDTVIVHPVYFDFYLCSHYGGLGTSKPTHYHVLWDENSFSSDELQKLIYDMCFTFARCTKPVSLVPPVYYADLVAYRGRLFQEAAMESQSXGPLTSSASSSSRAISPTSLSTAWCDKRDYNLHPELENVMFFV; this is encoded by the exons ATGGACGGCGGCAGATCAGGCAACTATGGCCGTGGTGGAGGACGGGGGGGCTTTTACCGGCCTCCAGGTTCCGGCGGAAGAGGATATCAGTATCAGCCACGGCCTCAGGGTCAGCGGCAGTGGGTCGAACAGCCTCCTCAACAAGGAGTGGGCCAAGGTGCTGGAGGAGGGCGAACGGGTGCTGGAAGACCGTGGGGTCAACCTCATACGTTTTCGTCAATTCCGGTCCAGTCTCCGGCTCGCCCTCCACCTCCCCCTCAGTGGGTCGAACAGCCTCCTCAACAAGGAGTGGGCCAAGGTGCTGGAGGAGGGCGAACGGGTGCTGGAAGACCGTGGGGTCAACCTCCTACGCTTTCGTCATTTCCGGTCCAGTCTCCGGCTCGCCCTCCACCTCCCCCTCCCCGCTCATCTTCTG ATGAGCTGGACATCCCATCGCTCAAGATTTCACCACAGCAGCCACCATCGCCTCGGTCCCTTCCATCTGAAGAGGGAGAGAACCGTATTCAGCCTATTAGGAGACCTGATCATGGTGGACAGAAATATGTCAGGTCCATCAAGCTTATTGTTAACCATTTCCCTGTGAATTTTGATCCACAGAGGACTATTTTTCACTACGATGTGGACGTCAAGCCTGTAGCATCCGATGACAACCGGCCTGTGAGAAAAATAGTGAGGAAATCCGATTTGCGTTTGATCAGGGATAAGTTGTGTTCTGATTACCCAGACACTTTTCCGATCATTCAGACTGCTTATGATGGTGAAAAGAACTTGTTTAGTGCCGTAGTTCTGCCAACTGCACAGTATAAGGTGGAACTTTCTGATGGGGAAAATGTCAAGGGGCGTTCTTATTTGTTTACTATCAGATTGGTGAATGAGTTGAAGCTACACAAGCTGAAAGAATATTTACGTGGGGAACTCTCCCATATTCCTCGTGATATTTTGCAGGGGATGGACTTGGTAATGAAAGAAAATCCTACTAGGCAGCGAATCTGTGTTGGAAAAAGCTTTTATTCGGATTACAAGAAACAGGATGACCTTCGTAACGGAGTTGCAGCTTATAGAGGCTTTAACCAGAGCTTGAAGTCTACGTCGCAAGGTCTTTCTTTGTGTTTGGACTACTCTGTGTTAGCATTTCGTAAGCCCATGTCAGTCAAAGATTTCCTTATAGAAAATGTTCAAGAAATTAACTCCATGGATGACATCAAACGGTATAGACAACTGGCAATCAAGGCTCTCAAAGGGTTGAAAGTAAGAGTCACGCACCGCCCCTGTAAGCAGAAGTATCCCATTGTAGGGCTGGCTGAAAAGGATACTTGCCATAGTTGGTTTGATCTTGTCGATCGCGAAGGCATAAATCCTCCAAGAAGAACGAGCCTTGTTGCCTATTTTCAGGAAAAGTGGGGGAGAAAAATTGAAAACCTAAATATTCCTTGTTTACAACTTGGGAGAGGCAACAAATCAGCAGACGAAGTTCCTATAGAATTCTGTGTCTTGGTTGAGGGTCAGGTGTACCCCAAGGAGGATTTGGACTACACGAGTGCCAAAAAGTTGAAAGACTTATCAGTTGCTAGGCCTGATGTCAGAAGAAGGGCGATCGATGAAATGTTGCAAGCTAGTGATGGACCTTGCGG GGTAGTCATTAGTAATTTTGGAATTCAAGTGGATCGAAATATGACCAAGGTTGCGGGTCGTGTTATTGGTGCTCCTGAGTTGAGAATAGGAGGTTCTCAACATGTGAAGGTGGATGGGGAGAAGTGTCAGTGGAATCTTACAGGTGATAGACGTCTTGTAGATGGAAAATCAGTTGTGCGCTGGGCTTTGATAGATTTTACTGATGGTGAACGACGTGGTAAGCTGGACAAGGAAATGTTCATTGGCAGTCTGAAGTCTCGCTGTGGAAGACTAGGTATCCGTATGGACAATCCTCTTGTATGCCTTCTGGCATCTATGCCCGCATTTTCTTCTGCTGAGAGTCTTGAGAATCTCCTGAAAGATGTAGTTGATAGAGCTAGAAGTAAGAGCAAAGAAAATTTACAACTAATTGTTTGTGTGATGGCTTGGAAGGATCCTGGATACAAGTCTCTCAAGTGGGTCTCTGAAACTAAAATTGGTGTCCTGACCCAATGTTGCTTGTCCTTCAATGTCATGAAGGGACAGGATCAGTATCTAGCTAATCTTTGTCTCAAGATCAATGCTAAACTGGGGGGCAGCAACTTTGAGCTGATGGCAAAGCTTCCTCATTTTGTTGGTGAAGACCATGTGATGTTTATAGGAGCAGATGTGAATCACCCTGCGCCAAATAACTCGGCTTGTCCCTCAATAGCTGCAGTTGTAGGCACTGTTAACTGGCCTGCTGCAAATCGTTATGCTGCTAGGGTCAGTCCACAAGCCCATCGCCAAGAAAAGATATCAGATTTTGGAGGCATGTGTTTGGATTTGATCAAAACTTACACTGGGCTCAACAGGGTTAGACCGAGCAAGATCGTGATCTTTCGAGATGGTGTTAGCGAGGGACAATTTGGAATGGTGTTAGCTGAGGAGTTGCGTGACATAAAGAAAACGATTTATGAAGGCCATTACCAACCAAAAATCACTTTGATTGTTGCTCAAAAGCGCCACCAGACTCGTCTTTTTGGTGAGAGCAGAAATGACGTAGGGGCAACCGGCAATGTGCCTCCAGGAACTGTGGTGGACACGGTAATTGTTCATCCTGTCTACTTTGACTTCTATCTCTGCAGCCACTATGGAGGTTTGGGTACAAGCAAGCCTACTCACTACCACGTGCTTTGGGATGAGAATTCCTTTTCGTCTGATGAGTTGCAGAAACTCATATATGATATGTGCTTTACCTTTGCTCGATGCACAAAGCCGGTGTCGCTTGTGCCGCCAGTCTACTATGCCGATCTCGTCGCATATCGGGGTCGTTTGTTTCAAGAGGCAGCAATGGAGTCTCAATC CGGTCCCCTAACATCGTCAGCGTCGTCGTCCTCTCGCGCAATTAGCCCTACGTCATTGTCTACTGCCTGGTGTGACAAGAGAGACTACAACCTGCACCCTGAACTGGAGAACGTCATGTTCTTTGTTTGA